Below is a window of Pochonia chlamydosporia 170 chromosome 7, whole genome shotgun sequence DNA.
TTACGATTTCATGATGGGGTGATTagttgatggagatgtttgtggtgatggtgttggtgggTATGGATATTGAGTGAGGTTGGAGATGAGACAATTAgctgtgttgatggtggtgttgtcttgGATGTACATGGATGGTGAGTATGATTTTGGGATTGTCTGTGTGACGTGACTGCGCTGGTGATGTGAGTGAGGTTTATAACCAGGGACTGCTCAGAGTGAGGCGTGAATATGTCTAGATACCTGGTGTGTATTGAGTATATTGACTTCCAACTTGGAGGAGGTGAACCGGTCACGCAGCTGTCAACCCTACTAATGAGTTACGGGTATAAGTGTGGTAACTTTCGGCCTTGAGTCCTCTTTATCCATTTAATATCCATCCAACAGAACCTGATGACCAAGACTCAACTTGGCAGttccatcaaccaacagACTATTCGCCTCCCCACCCGTTCTTGTCAAATATCACCAACTACAACCACCAACCTTGCACATACTCTCCCGATCATGTGACAAATTAAGTaactcatcatcaagacCATCTTAACTCAACAATACCTCGCACTTCATCACGCTCATCTCCTCATATCACACCTAAGCGAGGATCCCCCGTCGCCGCGTCCATCCTAATTGGGCAAATACCGGATTCTTCCAAAGTTCCTGTCAGCACGTCTTTCTCAATTCGTTGGCAACTCCCCGCACTTTTGTTGGTGTATAATTAGTTTATCTAGGATTTAGGACGGTTTAGGAACGAAATGGGGAACCTTTGTGTACTTTTGTCGTTGGTATTCGTTGATTATCCAGGTTTACTTGACCAGGTTACTAGGGAAGAATTCAGTTGTCGAGTGCATATAATACCCTCATATGTCTAGTTCAGTTTTATAGTAAGTCAACAGTAACAGTAACAAAAAAACACCATGAAACTCATCTGgtctctcctcctcctcgcgtCCTCCTCCCTCCAAACCTCATCCCACAATGGCCCTTCTGACAACCCCACCTTCAAAAAGGGTCAGTATACAATCCGtccccaaaacaaaacaaccTGCCACACGTACAACGAGAAGCAATGGACCGGAACAGTCGACATCTCAGACAAGAGACGCCTCTTCTACTGGTTCTTCGATAGCCGTAGCAACCCCGAGACAGATCCCATCTTGATATTCCTAAGCGGGTAAGTAACTTATACCTCCGCTTCACAGATCTATCTAACTCCTCCAGCGGCCCCGGAGCATCCTCCATGAATGCCCTCTTCCAAGAACTAGGACCCTGCCTCGTCTCCCCGTCCAACACGTCCACCCCCCGACCTACATCCTTCAACAACGCCGCCTCCGTGCTCTTCATCGACCAACCCGCCGGCGTGGGCTTCTCCCAAATCCACCCATCAAGCCCGTACGTCCAAACCGACCAAGAGGCCGCGGCCGACCTAGCCACTTTCTTAACGCTGTTCTTCAAAAACGTGTTTCCGGGACGTGCCCATCTCCCTATTCACTTTGCGGGAGAGTCCTACGCGGGGCACTATGTCCCTTCTACGGTGAAGCACATCCTCGATGAGAGGAGTGTGAATGCCAGGGACGCGTTCTGGGGGAACATTACGAGCGTGGTGCTTGTTAGTCCTGTGCTGGTGGATTATCAGATCTACTACGGGTTGTATCAGCTCATGTGTACGACGTACAGGGGCCATTCTGTGCGCTGGAACGAGAGTACGTGTTCGTTGGTTGAGCGGAAGACGCCGGCCTTTGATGTCATGCAGGTGCAGTGCGATGCTGGGAATATTAGTACATGTAGGGATTTGGGGGACAAGTATCTCGATGTGTGGGGAATATTggcggatgaagaagacgcgGGGATACGGGACACGCATAATGGTATTTTCCTCTTCTACTCGAAACAGGGAATGAATGCTAATATATTCCAGTCGATCGAGGCTGTAAGGATCCTCCGTTGTGTACACCACCCACACAAGGCTCATATAACGACTACCTCAACAAGCCGGCTATTCTATCCTCGCTCGGATTCTCCAAAGATTTCGAATTCTCATTCGCCAACGGGAAAGCAAGTTCTGCGTTCCGCACATCAGGA
It encodes the following:
- a CDS encoding carboxypeptidase Y (similar to Beauveria bassiana ARSEF 2860 XP_008599072.1) produces the protein MKLIWSLLLLASSSLQTSSHNGPSDNPTFKKGQYTIRPQNKTTCHTYNEKQWTGTVDISDKRRLFYWFFDSRSNPETDPILIFLSGGPGASSMNALFQELGPCLVSPSNTSTPRPTSFNNAASVLFIDQPAGVGFSQIHPSSPYVQTDQEAAADLATFLTLFFKNVFPGRAHLPIHFAGESYAGHYVPSTVKHILDERSVNARDAFWGNITSVVLVSPVLVDYQIYYGLYQLMCTTYRGHSVRWNESTCSLVERKTPAFDVMQVQCDAGNISTCRDLGDKYLDVWGILADEEDAGIRDTHNVDRGCKDPPLCTPPTQGSYNDYLNKPAILSSLGFSKDFEFSFANGKASSAFRTSGSAYTPMTDVLTSVLDAHVLYEHQKSPIRVLVLNGNLDGTCSTPGQKWAWERIPWTGASWYRSQAWRELKELGVGMGQDGKGGEWKVSKGGELLFIGLDGAGHMVPMDEGGLTDRIVRRWIGGWS